One Spirochaetota bacterium genomic window carries:
- a CDS encoding STAS domain-containing protein: METIRKGNYVILVVDTDLVADDAIMTFKAKLTDIIATDEKDIILDFGNVRAVSSSGIGKILLLYKKLKEKKGSMGFVNLHPQIAELFDKLMFLDLFTVYASANDIPAR, from the coding sequence ATGGAAACGATCAGAAAAGGGAATTACGTCATCCTCGTCGTCGATACCGACCTTGTCGCCGACGATGCCATCATGACGTTCAAGGCAAAGCTCACCGATATCATCGCCACCGACGAAAAGGACATCATCCTCGATTTCGGGAATGTACGCGCCGTGTCGAGCAGCGGCATAGGGAAGATACTTCTTCTCTATAAAAAACTGAAAGAGAAAAAAGGATCGATGGGTTTCGTCAATCTGCACCCGCAGATAGCCGAACTCTTCGATAAGCTCATGTTCCTCGACCTCTTTACGGTCTATGCATCCGCCAACGACATACCCGCCCGCTAA
- a CDS encoding ABC transporter ATP-binding protein, translating into MIEISDLYKRFGPHEVLRGATLTVPKGETVVVIGRSGCGKSVLLKHILGLLKPDSGDILVDGESITAMGEDGLGRIRKKFGMVFQGAALFDSLNVYENVTFGLRNIGGRTEDEMREKASNVLHSVGLPGIEEKSVADLSGGMRKRVGLARAIALDPEILLYDEPTTGLDPIMSRVIDDLIVKMKNELGVTSIVITHDITSVFRVADRVYMLNEGRIIEGGTSEELQRTEDPFLRQFIDGKTDGPIVVND; encoded by the coding sequence GTGATAGAAATCAGCGATCTCTACAAGCGTTTCGGTCCGCATGAAGTGCTGCGCGGCGCGACCCTGACCGTCCCGAAGGGAGAGACGGTGGTCGTGATAGGCCGTTCAGGATGCGGGAAAAGCGTGCTGCTCAAGCATATTCTCGGTCTGCTCAAGCCCGACAGCGGCGATATCCTTGTCGACGGTGAATCCATCACCGCCATGGGCGAGGATGGTCTCGGGCGTATACGGAAGAAATTCGGGATGGTTTTCCAGGGAGCGGCGCTCTTCGATTCTCTCAATGTCTATGAGAACGTAACGTTCGGCCTGCGCAATATCGGGGGCAGGACCGAGGATGAGATGCGCGAGAAAGCGAGCAATGTTCTGCATTCCGTGGGACTTCCCGGCATCGAGGAGAAATCGGTGGCCGATCTTTCCGGCGGCATGCGTAAGCGCGTGGGCCTGGCCCGTGCGATAGCGCTCGATCCCGAGATACTCCTCTACGATGAGCCGACGACGGGGCTTGACCCCATCATGTCGCGTGTCATCGATGATCTTATAGTCAAGATGAAGAACGAGCTCGGTGTAACGAGCATCGTCATTACGCATGATATTACGAGCGTGTTCCGCGTGGCGGACCGCGTCTATATGCTCAATGAGGGGCGCATCATCGAGGGCGGCACCTCGGAAGAACTGCAGCGGACGGAGGACCCGTTCCTCCGTCAGTTCATCGACGGAAAGACCGACGGTCCTATCGTGGTGAACGATTAG
- the pyrF gene encoding orotidine-5'-phosphate decarboxylase, with product MDRIICALDCNTLDEVKRTVDTLGKNVSWYKVGLQLYLSAGSTTVSYLKSIGKNVFLDLKFFDIPNTVGHAVANACSLGADMMTIHALGGKAMVAAAAQSIQKANAKTTLLAVTILTSVDEATLTGDMGLTPPIEQNVTRLAAMAVGAGATGIVCSPFEIASVRKAVGTGPRIVTPGVRMPGESAHDQKRVATPMQAFADGCDFVVMGRSLTTAADPAAVVRVIEG from the coding sequence ATGGACCGCATCATCTGCGCGCTTGACTGCAACACACTTGACGAAGTGAAACGCACGGTCGATACGCTCGGCAAAAATGTTTCCTGGTATAAGGTCGGGCTGCAGCTTTATCTCAGCGCCGGCAGCACAACGGTCTCATATCTCAAATCGATAGGGAAGAACGTTTTCCTCGACCTCAAATTCTTCGATATACCGAACACCGTCGGCCATGCGGTCGCGAACGCCTGCTCGCTCGGTGCCGATATGATGACGATACATGCGCTCGGCGGAAAAGCCATGGTCGCCGCTGCGGCGCAGTCGATACAGAAAGCGAATGCGAAGACGACGCTCCTTGCGGTAACGATACTCACGAGCGTCGATGAAGCGACGCTTACAGGCGATATGGGACTGACACCGCCGATAGAACAGAACGTCACGAGGCTGGCAGCCATGGCCGTCGGGGCGGGGGCGACCGGCATAGTCTGTTCACCGTTCGAGATAGCGTCCGTACGAAAAGCGGTCGGCACGGGACCGCGGATAGTCACTCCCGGGGTGCGCATGCCGGGGGAAAGCGCGCATGATCAGAAGCGTGTAGCCACACCCATGCAGGCGTTTGCCGACGGATGCGATTTTGTCGTCATGGGACGCTCATTGACTACGGCCGCAGACCCTGCCGCCGTCGTACGCGTGATAGAAGGCTGA